CACGACAAGGAGCACGGAGCGCTCTGCTAGAGCCTGCGCCGCAGCAGAGCGGAGACACGCTGAGTGAACCACGCACTGAGCAGACCGATGGTAGCCCCAGCAACGACATCGCTGGGGTAATGAGCACCCGACTGCACCCGCTCAACCGCCACCACGACCGCCGGCACCGCACATACCCCACCCACGCTCGACCACGAAAAAGCGACCCCGGCAGTAAACGCGACAGCAGCCGCAGTATGGCCGGAGGGGAAGGATGAAGAATCCGGCCGGTCGTCTGCTTCGTCGTGCGGGAACCATTCCTTCGGCGGCCTGGACCGGTCAACGAGCTGTTTGCCCACACCATTGGAGACCAACTGCGCCAACGCGAGAGCAACCAGGCCGGTAACCGCGGCCTTCCGGCCCCGCCCCCCGCCGCCCGCAGCCATCGCTGCTGCCGCGACGCACCACAGCTTCGAACTCTCCGCAGCCTCCTCCACGAGCGACAGCACCCGGCCGGCGTGGGCCGGAATGCGCAAACCCGCCTGCTGCGTCACGAACCGGTCGGCGCTCTTCAACCCCGTCAGCAAACTCATGAGCTGCACCTATCCCCGGGGCGGCAGTTCACACACCCAACGCCGGCGACGCATTAGCACGGATCGGGGCTGCGCGGGTCCGGATCGACTCCATGACTTTCACCGAAGCTTCGGTCTCTTCACCAACAGATAGCGCGATGCGATCGGGGCCTCTTCACACCGTGCGGTGCATCCCCACCGAGGCCGGTGCGGTCTGGCGGAAGCCGAACTTCTCGTAGAGGTGCCGGGCCTCGCCGTCAGCAATGAGGGAGACATACGCACCGGCTGGGGCCCGGCGCTCCAACTCGCCTATCAACTCGGCCATGATTCGTTTCCCAAGGCCCCGTCCCTGGTGGGCGGGAAGGACACAGATGTCGACAACCTGGAAGAAACAACCGCCATCGCCGATCACCCGCCCCATGCCGACCGGCTCACCGCCGTGCCGTATCTGGACCGCGTGCCAGGTGTTCGGTAGACCCAGCGCCGCAGCTTCGGGGGACTTCGCACTCAACCCCGCCGCGGGCCGCAGCCGCAGATAGTTCTCGATGGTAGGCACCTCGACCGAGAGGACGTAAGGGTCAGTACTCATTTTCATACATTACATGTTAGGTGAGTTCGGTAGGCGTCGTCCAACCAGGGCGGGCCTCCCGGTGGTTGAGTCCTGCTGGGAAGGTGCCCCTCCCCTCGACCACTGAAGGGAGTTCGACGACGTCACTCATGCCCGCAGCGCGTGATGCTCATCGGCCGGCAGAAGGCGATCAGGCCGGAGCCAGCCGCGGCGGTGCGCCAACTCGGCGTAGACCGAGGCGATGCATTCCTGGTCGTAGCCTCCCGGCATCAACTCCTGGAACATGCTGGCCAAACCGGTGCCGGCCAGCCCCTCGGCTTACCCAGGAACGCTAGCCTTCAGCCCATACCTCGGGCTGGCATTCCACGAACAGCAGGTGATCCACCAGCATCCGCAGCGCCTCGTCATGCTGCGAGAACATGCCGGGGCGCCGGCGGGCAGAGTTCACCTGCTCAACGAGATGGGGCCGCTTTGGGACTTGCCTCGGCGGTCCTCTGGAGGGCCGCGTCCGTGTCCGTAGTGACCAGCGCGCTGTTGATGTCGGCGCCGGCCAGCGCGCCGGCCACTGCGGAAGCCCCGACCTGGGCAACCAGATCGGTAGCGTTGCCTGCCACCCACACACCCGGCACCTCGGTGGTGCCGACCATGCCGGAGGCGAGGATACCGATGGGCTCATCTCGCATCTCCCAGCCGTGGCAGTGCACCACACTGTGTCCCCAGTGCTCGGCGAGCCCGGGCACCTGTGGCAGCTCGTCCTTCAGGCCGGTGGCCACGAGGACGCGGCGGCCGTCGGCCCGGGTGACGGTGAACCGCAGGTCCCCGTCCGCCGACGGGGCCGCAGGCTCGGCCGCGACCACCTCGCCGAGCACGACGCGTCCGCCGTACTGGCGCACCTGCTCCCGGCCCCGTCGAAGGATCTCGGGCGGGGGGTGCCGTCCAGGGCGAGGAGGCCGTACACGGCCTTCGCGGGCGCGTTGCGCGGGGAGCCGCTGTCGATCACGATGACCGAGCGGCGGGCGCGGGCGAGGATCAGTGCACCGTTCAGTCCTGCGGCACCCCGCCGATCACCACCGCGTCGACGGTCCCCTCGGCCAGCGCGTTGGTCGTGTACGGAGGAGTCGTCACAGCCGTGGCCTCCTGCATTTCCTTGTCAGTCATGGTTCGGTCAACCTTCGAGTGTTGGGTGGTCGGAGGGGGTCAGCTGTTCAGAAGGCCCAGGATGTGGTCCGCGATCGTCTTGGGCTGTTCGAGGTGCAGGAAGTGCCCTGCGCCGGGTATGACGATGCGTTCGAAGCCGTTCGTGAACAGGTCGTCCATGCCGTCGCTCACCGTCCCCGTACGTCGACCCCTTGTCGATCTGGGTGAGCAGGAGCATGCCCGCCGTGCCAGCGGCCAGGCCGGTCACGGCCATCACCCTCACACGCCGGTATCGGCCCGAACGTCACACCGGTGCCGACCGATTGTCAGAGATGGGATGACCTCTAAAGGCCTCGTCAGCAGGGGAAAGCAAGCAGTAAGATCCACTCCAGGCGTGCAGCACTCCGCCTCTGCTCAACTCCATTTCATCTCGTTTCGCGCTATTCCGCCCTCTCTGCGCGCGTATTGCCGTGCATACACGGCGGGCCAAATGAAGGGGTCACCCCAGTTGAAGACCAGTACCCGGCTGAGACCGGTGTCCGCGGCCGTCGTCCTCGCCACGGCAGGGGGTTTCCTCGCCGCCTCGCCCGCTTCGGCCGCCACTCCGTGCAAGACGAACCACTTCACCCGCATGTTCTACCCGAACACCACCTTCTCCGGTGTCCCGAAGAAGACTGACTGCGACAACGTGATGGACCAGAACTGGGGCACGGGGGCTCCAGCCTCCGGGCTCCCGACGAACAACTTCGGCGTTCGGTACAGCCTGGTGCGCGACTTCGGGAACGGCGGCCCCTTCAGCTTCACCGCCGCCGCCCGCGACGGCGTCCGCGTCTACCTTGACGGCGTACGCACGATCAACATCTGGAAGAACGTCTCCACCACCCAGAAGAAGACCGTCAACGTCACGGTCCCCAGCGGCAAGCACACCCTGCGCATCGACTACGTGAACTGGACCGGCGCCGCCAACGTCTCCTTCGCGTACGCGCCCCGCACCTCAGCGGCCGTCGACAAGACCAAGCCCCGCACGCCCGCCGGCATCACGGCGACGTACAACGCGACCACCAGCAAGTCCACCGTCCGCTGGTCCCCGAACGTGGACATGGACCTCGCCGGATACCGCGTCTACCGCCGCCTCAAGGGCACGGCCGCCTACAGCAAGGTCGCCCAGACCACAGCCACTTCGTACGTGGACACCCCGCGCGCCACCGGCCAGGTCTTTTACTACGAGGCCCGCGCCTATGACAAGGCGGGCAACGAGTCCACCGGCACCGCCGACATCCCCGTCGTCACCGCCGACAAGACCGCTCCGGCACGCGTCGTCCCCACCGTCACCATGGGAACCGATCAGACACGCGAGAGCTACCTCCTGACCTGGAAAGCCGTCCCGGACGCCGCCCGGTATCGCGTGCTGCGCCTGATCCTGCACTCCGGCGTCCCCAGGGCCTGGACCGAGGTCGCACGGACCACCGGCACCACCTACACCGACTACGTGCCGGCACTGGGCGCGAACATCGCCTACCGCGTCGAGGCATACGACACCGCAGGTAACGCGGCCCCCGCCTCCGCCGAGGACGAGGTGTACCCAAACGCCTTCTGGCACCCCCGGCTCAACGACGTCACCATCTCCTACCAGGGCAGCAACACCGCGCTCCTGCAGTGGACCCAACCACTGGACACCTTCGCCATCCGCTGGTCCGAGTACCGTCTGCACCGCACCCTGAGCACCCACACGCCATCCGGCGAAGCGACCGACAGCCCGGAACACTGCCTATCCCTCAGCTACCAGCAGGAAGCCGGCCGCCTCAGCTTCCGCTGCACGGCCACCGTTGCGCCGGGAGCGACGAACACCCTCACCGTGGAGCCGTATCACGACGCCTCGATGCGCGCTCTGCCCAGCGCCCCCATATCCGTCACGGTCCCGGCCGCGCCCGCCCCCGCCACTGGTTTCCGGGGCCTCCTCGACGGCAACGTCGTCAACCTCAGCTGGACCCCGGCTGCGCCCGGAGCCGTGGACCACTACGAGATACACGACGGCTTCTGGTACCCGGCAACCGCACCCGACGCCAAAGACCGGTTCTACTCCCTCAACAAGATCAAGGTCCCTGGCGACGCCAGCTCACTCAGATGGCCCTACCTTGCCTCCTCGAATCAGTGGTACGTCATCGTTGCCGTCGCCGCCGACGGTACGAAGGAGACTCTTGAGCAGTCGCCGCGCATCCCTCCGCCCACACCCGCGACAGACTGACGACATACAGGGCCGCCCAGGCGGGCCCTCGTGATCTCGCCCGGTGCGGCAGAGCTGCCGGGGGGGCCGCAAGGCTCCTGCGGGGAAGGCCCACCAGGTCGACAGGGAAGAGGGCATCGAGAGCCCCCGCGCGGCAGGTGAGCGCCATACGCGTGAGCACCCCCGACAAGGCGTTGACGGGATATCCGAGCGGCGAGGAACTGAACTACCGGTCGGTCGGGGGCAGCAGCACACTGGGACACTCACGGAGCGGTCCGGCCCGGCACGCCGCGCCGGGCAGACTGTCCCCGCCTATGTTGCGGAGCGGTCCCGTAGTGGGCGGAAGGGCTACGGACGTCTGGGCGGTGAGACGTCGAGGTTGTGGACGCGATCAACTGCGCACCCGGCCGAGATGCGGGGTCGGTGTCCGGAGGTGAAGGTGGGAGAGACCCATCCCTCTATCTCCTTGGAGCGTCATGATCGTCAAGATGTTGCATGAGAAGGGCCTGAAGGCCGAGCACGCCTACACTGCGGCGTTCGCCTCGATCGGTCTGTCCGTCGTGTCCTGGTGCGGATCAATGAAGGCGGAGTCGGCCGGCACAGCGCGGGCCGACCGGTGGGGCATCTTCGTCGGGGAATGGGCACCCACCTTCTTCGCCCTTGGCTTGGCCCTGGCGAACTACGAACGCGACCACGACCTCCTCCACCCCATCACCCACTGACCCACTCCAACCTTCCGCCAGAGGGCCCCGGCGGCCTCCAGTGACCAGAGGCGGCCTCCGGGACCGCATAGCCGGGCGGCGGGCGGAGGTGCGGGCTGTCGACGCGGGGGCGAGCATCGAGAGTGCGGACGGCAGCTCCGGGTCCATCCCGCCGAGCGTTCCGGCTCGCCGGCCGGGTGGTGGACGGCTGCCGCGCTCTCCATGCCTCCCGCGTTCTCAAGGATGGGAACGCAATAGCGGCCCCGCCAACACTGCGCCAGGCTCACCGCGGCGCAGTGTTGGCGGGTCTGCTGCCGTGGTCGGCGCGGTTGCCAGGCCGAACGGCCGCGTACCCGTCCAGGGCGCTGTCCGGCGGCGCTCCTCCCGCAGGGCCTTGGGGAGCGGGCTCGCAGTGCACGGTCCTCGGGTCCAGACTGGAATGAGGAGGGTCCTCAAGTGAGCAAGGAGGAGCCATGACATCGACGACGCGGAAGGACACCCCTGTCGTCATCGAGAGTGACGGGGTCGAGGTGCGTGTTCAGGACGTCGGCGGCGACATGTCCGTTGCCTTCATGACGTTCCCCAAAGGCACAGACATGGGGCCAGCGCTCAAAGGGCTGCCCAACGACCTCTGCCCGTGCCCGCATTGGGGCTACCTCTTCAAAGGCCGGTTGAAGATGCGGACGCCCCACGGCGACGAGGTCTACGAAGCGGGCGAAGCTTTCTATTGGTCGCCCGGACACGCGCCGGTGGCGCTGGAGGACTGCGAGTACGTCGACTTCTCACCAGCCAAGAAGTTCGACGAGGTCGTCGAACACATCAAGGCACAGGGGGGATGACGGGCGCGAGGACGCTGGGAGGGCTTCGGAGGCCGGAGACCGCCCCGTGCGGGAACGGGTCTGGCCGCTGAGGGATACGCAGCGAACGCCCCGGCACGCGGCATGATGTCCGGCACGTTCTCCACCGCGCCCACGCCGCCTCGCACCGAACGGGCTTCCACGGACCGCCCAGGCTCGGAGCGCACAGTTCGACGAGAGCGGGCCGTCGGAGGCCGACGAGCTTGAGGCGATGTGATCGATGAACGCAGCGGTGTGGCAGCCCTACCCGCGGCTCGGCTTCTCTCACCGGACGTTGGGTTCGGGGATGCCAGACATCGTCGCGGGAGAGGTCGACCGGGTGCCCGGTGTATCCGCTGTCGGACCGTGCCTGGGTGACGCACCGGTGCCGAGCGGGTTGTTGCCGACGTGACCCGTTGGGTGGTCCAGGGTCTCCTGGCCGCCCTCGTCGAGGCCCAGGGTGCGGGCTGCACCGGTGAGTCCGGCGGACCGCAGCCTGTCGAGGAGGATGCGGGCGCTCGTGCCTGAGAAGCGGACTGGGCGCCGGACGGTTTCGCCGACCCGGGCGACGACGGACGTGCCGCCGACCGGTTCGGTCCGGGGCGGTTCGTCCGTATGGCCGGGCCGGACGGCTCAGCAGCCCTGCGAGAGCCTCGCCTGCTCAATCCGCTTCCTTGCAGACCTCAGGTGCTTGATTATTGACCGATCAGT
This sequence is a window from Streptomyces parvus. Protein-coding genes within it:
- a CDS encoding PA14 domain-containing protein yields the protein MKTSTRLRPVSAAVVLATAGGFLAASPASAATPCKTNHFTRMFYPNTTFSGVPKKTDCDNVMDQNWGTGAPASGLPTNNFGVRYSLVRDFGNGGPFSFTAAARDGVRVYLDGVRTINIWKNVSTTQKKTVNVTVPSGKHTLRIDYVNWTGAANVSFAYAPRTSAAVDKTKPRTPAGITATYNATTSKSTVRWSPNVDMDLAGYRVYRRLKGTAAYSKVAQTTATSYVDTPRATGQVFYYEARAYDKAGNESTGTADIPVVTADKTAPARVVPTVTMGTDQTRESYLLTWKAVPDAARYRVLRLILHSGVPRAWTEVARTTGTTYTDYVPALGANIAYRVEAYDTAGNAAPASAEDEVYPNAFWHPRLNDVTISYQGSNTALLQWTQPLDTFAIRWSEYRLHRTLSTHTPSGEATDSPEHCLSLSYQQEAGRLSFRCTATVAPGATNTLTVEPYHDASMRALPSAPISVTVPAAPAPATGFRGLLDGNVVNLSWTPAAPGAVDHYEIHDGFWYPATAPDAKDRFYSLNKIKVPGDASSLRWPYLASSNQWYVIVAVAADGTKETLEQSPRIPPPTPATD
- a CDS encoding alpha/beta fold hydrolase yields the protein MDDLFTNGFERIVIPGAGHFLHLEQPKTIADHILGLLNS
- a CDS encoding GNAT family N-acetyltransferase produces the protein MKMSTDPYVLSVEVPTIENYLRLRPAAGLSAKSPEAAALGLPNTWHAVQIRHGGEPVGMGRVIGDGGCFFQVVDICVLPAHQGRGLGKRIMAELIGELERRAPAGAYVSLIADGEARHLYEKFGFRQTAPASVGMHRTV
- a CDS encoding phosphatase PAP2 family protein, coding for MSLLTGLKSADRFVTQQAGLRIPAHAGRVLSLVEEAAESSKLWCVAAAAMAAGGGGRGRKAAVTGLVALALAQLVSNGVGKQLVDRSRPPKEWFPHDEADDRPDSSSFPSGHTAAAVAFTAGVAFSWSSVGGVCAVPAVVVAVERVQSGAHYPSDVVAGATIGLLSAWFTQRVSALLRRRL